A window of the Listeria swaminathanii genome harbors these coding sequences:
- the codY gene encoding GTP-sensing pleiotropic transcriptional regulator CodY — MTLLEKTRKINAMLQNAAGKTVNFKEMADTLTDVIEANTYIVSRKGKLLGYSEALPIENDRMKQMLTERQFPEEYTQSLFNVGETSSNLEVSSQYTAFPIENSELFTKGLTTIVPIVGGGERLGTLILSRLESNFTDDDLLLAEYGGTVVGMEILHEKAEEIEEEARSRAVVQMAISSLSYSELEAIEHIFDELNGKEGLLVASKIADRVGITRSVIVNALRKLESAGVIDSRSLGMKGTFIRVLNDKFLVELEKLKNN; from the coding sequence ATGACTTTATTAGAAAAAACAAGAAAAATTAATGCTATGTTACAAAACGCTGCAGGAAAAACAGTAAACTTTAAAGAAATGGCTGATACATTAACAGATGTAATTGAAGCCAATACGTATATCGTAAGCCGTAAAGGTAAATTACTTGGTTATTCTGAAGCATTACCAATCGAAAACGATCGTATGAAACAAATGCTAACAGAACGCCAATTTCCAGAAGAATATACACAAAGCCTTTTCAATGTAGGCGAAACTTCTTCTAACTTAGAAGTATCAAGCCAATATACTGCTTTCCCAATCGAAAACAGCGAATTATTCACTAAAGGTTTAACAACTATCGTACCAATCGTTGGTGGCGGAGAGCGTCTTGGAACACTTATTCTATCTCGTTTAGAAAGCAATTTCACAGATGACGATTTGCTTTTAGCTGAATACGGTGGAACAGTTGTTGGAATGGAAATTTTGCATGAAAAAGCAGAAGAAATTGAAGAAGAAGCTCGTAGCCGTGCGGTTGTACAAATGGCAATTAGCTCACTTTCATACAGTGAATTAGAAGCAATTGAGCATATTTTTGACGAATTAAATGGTAAAGAAGGCCTTCTTGTTGCCTCTAAAATCGCGGACCGTGTCGGCATTACACGTTCTGTCATCGTTAATGCGCTTCGTAAATTAGAAAGTGCTGGCGTTATTGATTCTCGTTCATTAGGAATGAAAGGTACATTTATCCGTGTATTAAATGATAAATTCCTTGTAGAACTAGAAAAATTGAAAAATAACTAA
- the xerC gene encoding tyrosine recombinase XerC, with amino-acid sequence MTQEGKLEQQFLDYLYSERNYSVNTSTAYENDLLDFRRFLNEQAITTYQQVTFLDVRIYLTELKQKSFSRTTVARKISSLRSFYTFLLRENVITENPFTYVSHAKNQLRLPKFFYSEEMEALFQVVYEDNETLTLRDRVLLEVLYGTGIRVSECAGILMPDLDTSYQAILIRGKGNKERYVPFGVYAEDAITDYLPSRTELMTRYKKSHDALLVNHYGDPLTTRGIRYCLTKIISKASLTRKIHPHMLRHTFATDLLNNGADMRTVQELLGHASLSSTQIYTHVTKEHLKSTYMKHHPRA; translated from the coding sequence ATGACACAAGAGGGAAAGTTAGAGCAACAATTTCTTGACTATCTTTACTCAGAACGAAATTATTCAGTGAACACAAGTACTGCTTATGAAAATGATTTACTCGATTTTCGCCGCTTCTTAAATGAACAAGCTATTACAACGTATCAGCAAGTTACTTTTCTAGATGTTCGAATTTATTTGACAGAATTAAAGCAAAAGTCTTTTTCTCGAACAACAGTAGCTAGGAAAATTTCAAGTTTACGGAGTTTTTACACTTTTCTTTTAAGAGAGAATGTTATTACGGAAAATCCGTTTACCTATGTCTCACATGCAAAAAATCAGTTAAGGCTTCCCAAATTTTTCTATTCAGAAGAAATGGAAGCTTTGTTTCAAGTGGTTTATGAAGATAATGAAACGCTTACACTGCGGGATCGGGTATTGTTAGAAGTACTATATGGGACTGGAATTCGGGTGAGTGAGTGTGCCGGGATACTTATGCCTGACTTAGATACATCTTATCAAGCTATTCTGATTCGCGGAAAAGGGAATAAAGAGCGCTATGTGCCATTCGGTGTTTATGCGGAAGATGCAATAACGGATTATTTACCGAGTCGCACCGAGCTAATGACCCGATACAAAAAATCACATGATGCGTTACTTGTAAACCATTACGGCGATCCGCTGACGACAAGGGGCATTAGATATTGTTTGACAAAAATAATTAGCAAAGCTTCATTAACTCGAAAAATCCATCCCCATATGTTACGCCACACGTTTGCAACGGATTTGCTTAATAACGGGGCGGATATGCGGACGGTGCAGGAGTTGCTTGGACATGCTAGCTTATCATCCACCCAGATATATACGCACGTGACAAAAGAGCATTTAAAGTCTACTTATATGAAACATCATCCGAGGGCTTAA
- the topA gene encoding type I DNA topoisomerase, which produces MADYLVIVESPAKAKTIEKYLGKKFKVKASMGHVRDLPKSQMGVDTEHDYEPRYITIRGKGPVLKELKQAAKKAKKVYLAADPDREGEAIAWHLANSLELDQSDKLRVVFNEITKEAVKESFKTPRKIDMDLVNAQQARRILDRLVGYNISPILWKKVKKGLSAGRVQSIALRIIIDREKEINNFKPEEYWTIDGNFLKGKKKFQANFYGVNGKKKKLSTADDVKEVMSAIKGKSFDVTDVTKKERLRNPAAPFTTSSLQQEAARKLNYRTRKTMMLAQQLYEGITLGKQGTVGLITYMRTDSTRIADSAILEASNYIKATYGSEFSRNHKRSDKNAKGAQDAHEAIRPTSAMRSPQEVKEYLTRDQLRLYRLIWERFIASQMTPAVLDTMRVDLDNNGVNFRANGSKIKFHGFMKVYVESNDDNTEEKENILPDLKKGDKVQSESLEQRQHFTQPPPRYTEARLVKTLEEIGIGRPSTYSPTLDTIQRRNYVSLTNKRFIPTELGEIVNEMIEDYFPEILDVKFTANMESELDEVEHGEVEWVKVIDEFYKRFEPNVIKADAEMEKIEIKDEPAGIDCDLCGAPMVYKMGKYGKFLACSRFPDCRNTKAIVKEIGVTCPKCEKGHVIERKSKKKRIFYGCDRYPDCDYVSWDKPVERPCPKCSKRALVEKKLKKGVQVQCTNCDYKESTQQ; this is translated from the coding sequence ATGGCAGATTATTTAGTGATTGTAGAGTCACCTGCAAAAGCAAAAACGATTGAGAAGTATTTAGGGAAGAAATTTAAAGTGAAAGCTTCCATGGGACATGTTCGTGATTTACCTAAGAGTCAAATGGGTGTAGACACGGAACATGACTATGAACCTCGTTATATTACGATTCGCGGAAAAGGTCCTGTTTTAAAAGAATTAAAACAAGCGGCTAAAAAAGCGAAAAAAGTCTATCTCGCAGCCGATCCCGATCGCGAAGGGGAAGCTATTGCATGGCATCTTGCCAACAGTCTAGAGTTAGATCAATCAGATAAATTACGGGTTGTATTTAACGAAATAACGAAAGAAGCAGTAAAAGAATCTTTTAAAACACCACGTAAAATTGATATGGATTTAGTTAATGCACAACAAGCTCGTAGAATTTTGGACCGTTTAGTGGGATATAATATCAGCCCAATTCTATGGAAAAAGGTGAAAAAAGGCCTGAGTGCTGGGCGTGTTCAATCCATTGCCTTGCGAATCATTATTGATAGAGAAAAAGAAATCAATAATTTCAAACCAGAAGAATATTGGACGATTGATGGCAACTTCCTTAAAGGTAAGAAAAAATTCCAAGCCAATTTTTATGGTGTCAATGGCAAGAAGAAAAAGCTATCTACAGCAGATGATGTTAAAGAAGTGATGTCTGCAATTAAAGGAAAATCATTCGATGTAACAGATGTAACGAAGAAAGAAAGACTTAGAAATCCTGCTGCACCGTTTACTACTTCCAGTTTACAACAAGAAGCAGCGCGGAAATTAAATTATCGAACAAGAAAAACAATGATGCTCGCACAACAATTATATGAAGGAATCACGCTTGGTAAACAAGGAACGGTTGGGTTAATTACGTATATGCGTACCGACTCCACTCGTATCGCTGATTCTGCTATTTTGGAAGCAAGCAATTATATTAAAGCAACATACGGATCTGAATTTTCTCGTAATCATAAACGTTCAGATAAAAATGCTAAAGGTGCTCAAGATGCCCATGAAGCAATCAGACCGACAAGCGCAATGAGAAGCCCACAAGAAGTCAAAGAATATTTAACGCGAGATCAACTTCGCTTATATCGTTTGATTTGGGAAAGATTTATCGCGAGTCAAATGACACCGGCAGTTCTTGATACAATGCGTGTTGATTTAGATAATAACGGCGTCAACTTTAGAGCAAATGGGTCTAAAATTAAATTCCATGGTTTCATGAAAGTATACGTAGAAAGTAACGATGATAATACGGAAGAAAAAGAAAATATTCTACCGGATTTGAAAAAAGGAGATAAGGTGCAGTCCGAATCACTCGAACAGCGTCAACATTTCACGCAGCCACCTCCACGTTACACAGAAGCTAGATTAGTAAAAACTTTGGAAGAAATTGGTATCGGTCGTCCGTCGACTTATTCACCAACGCTAGATACAATTCAGCGCAGAAATTATGTTTCTTTAACTAATAAACGCTTTATCCCAACCGAGTTAGGCGAAATTGTAAATGAAATGATTGAAGATTACTTCCCAGAAATTTTAGATGTGAAGTTCACTGCCAACATGGAAAGTGAGCTAGATGAAGTAGAGCACGGTGAAGTCGAATGGGTCAAAGTAATCGATGAGTTTTATAAACGTTTTGAGCCGAATGTTATTAAAGCAGACGCGGAAATGGAAAAAATCGAGATTAAAGACGAACCAGCTGGAATTGATTGCGATCTTTGCGGAGCGCCGATGGTATATAAAATGGGCAAATACGGTAAGTTTCTTGCTTGTAGTAGATTCCCGGATTGTCGTAATACGAAAGCAATCGTCAAAGAAATCGGTGTTACTTGTCCGAAATGTGAGAAAGGGCATGTAATAGAAAGAAAGAGCAAGAAAAAACGAATTTTCTATGGCTGTGATCGTTATCCAGATTGTGATTACGTTTCATGGGATAAACCAGTAGAACGACCTTGCCCGAAATGTAGTAAACGAGCATTAGTCGAGAAGAAATTGAAAAAAGGCGTACAAGTACAATGTACAAATTGTGATTACAAAGAATCAACCCAACAATAA
- the dprA gene encoding DNA-processing protein DprA, with the protein MDLKQRNIWLKFASCKSISAKKRAVIWQKLTEADHWEMTMETFVEAFFQMDKRAQILSEIETTEVFFDEDITPIWILDDNYPVLLREIYEAPPILFCKGDIALLQKQAIAIVGTRQMSEYGRKACVKIASELAALKLTIVSGMAIGIDTTAHKATLNKKGATIAVLGSGVNKIYPRKNELLAKEIAKEGLLLSEYLPDEEARRWYFPERNRIISGLTMGTVIIEAAERSGSLITADIALEQNRQVFAVPGNIFIDTWKGTNYLIQEGAKLVMNANNIIEEFFQIKP; encoded by the coding sequence ATGGATTTAAAACAACGAAACATCTGGCTGAAATTCGCTTCTTGTAAGTCCATTTCTGCCAAAAAAAGAGCAGTCATTTGGCAAAAATTAACAGAGGCGGACCACTGGGAAATGACAATGGAAACATTTGTGGAGGCTTTCTTTCAGATGGATAAGCGAGCACAAATTTTGAGTGAGATAGAAACGACCGAAGTGTTTTTTGATGAGGATATTACACCTATTTGGATTTTAGATGATAACTATCCAGTTCTTCTTAGAGAAATTTACGAAGCGCCACCAATTTTATTTTGCAAAGGTGATATAGCCTTGCTGCAAAAACAAGCAATTGCCATTGTAGGTACGAGGCAGATGAGTGAATATGGCAGGAAAGCATGCGTGAAAATTGCTAGTGAGCTTGCCGCGCTCAAATTAACCATAGTTAGCGGAATGGCAATAGGGATAGATACGACCGCACATAAAGCTACCTTAAATAAAAAAGGAGCGACAATTGCAGTGCTCGGCTCAGGAGTCAACAAAATTTATCCCAGAAAAAATGAGCTGCTCGCGAAAGAAATTGCCAAAGAAGGCTTGCTTTTAAGTGAATATTTACCAGATGAAGAAGCGAGGAGATGGTACTTCCCAGAAAGAAACCGAATTATTAGTGGATTGACGATGGGAACAGTAATAATAGAAGCAGCAGAACGAAGTGGCTCGTTAATTACGGCCGACATAGCATTAGAACAAAATAGGCAAGTATTCGCCGTTCCAGGGAATATTTTTATTGATACATGGAAAGGCACAAATTATTTGATTCAAGAAGGCGCCAAGTTAGTTATGAATGCAAACAATATAATAGAAGAATTTTTTCAAATTAAGCCATAA
- the ylqF gene encoding ribosome biogenesis GTPase YlqF, translating into MTIQWFPGHMAKARREVTEKLKLVDVIFELVDARIPLSSSNPMLEEIIHQKRRVIILNKADTADEKTTKEWIDYFAKKGLPAVAVNAQEGKGLFKIEQAAEKLMEEKFDRLRSKGMKPRAIRAMILGIPNVGKSTLINRLAKKNIARTGNKPGVTKAQQWIKVGKTLELLDTPGILWPKFEDQEIGYKLALTGAIKDDILQMEEIAGYGLRFLENHYPDRLQSWLKVETVSEDPIETLAFIAEKRGLLDRYNDPDYSRAAETVVREIRQQKLGRMSFDFPNWEDDSDE; encoded by the coding sequence TTCCAGGTCATATGGCCAAAGCTCGCCGTGAGGTAACGGAGAAATTAAAACTAGTAGATGTGATTTTCGAATTAGTGGACGCACGTATCCCGCTTTCTTCGTCCAATCCAATGCTAGAAGAAATTATCCACCAAAAAAGACGAGTGATTATTTTAAATAAAGCAGATACAGCTGATGAAAAAACGACAAAAGAATGGATTGACTATTTTGCTAAAAAAGGCTTGCCAGCAGTAGCTGTGAATGCTCAAGAAGGCAAAGGTCTATTCAAAATCGAACAAGCTGCTGAAAAGTTAATGGAAGAAAAATTCGACCGTTTAAGAAGTAAAGGTATGAAACCAAGAGCAATTCGCGCAATGATTTTAGGAATTCCAAACGTGGGGAAATCAACCTTAATCAACCGTTTAGCGAAAAAAAATATTGCACGTACAGGTAATAAACCCGGAGTGACGAAAGCCCAACAATGGATTAAAGTTGGGAAAACGTTAGAACTTTTAGATACACCAGGGATTCTTTGGCCTAAATTTGAAGATCAAGAAATTGGCTACAAATTAGCACTTACAGGCGCAATTAAAGACGATATACTTCAAATGGAAGAAATTGCTGGTTATGGTTTACGCTTTTTAGAAAATCATTACCCAGATCGTCTTCAAAGTTGGCTAAAAGTAGAAACTGTTTCCGAAGATCCGATTGAAACGCTAGCTTTTATTGCAGAAAAAAGAGGCCTGTTAGATCGATATAATGATCCAGATTACTCCCGCGCCGCAGAAACGGTTGTCCGAGAAATCCGCCAGCAAAAATTAGGTAGAATGTCCTTTGATTTCCCAAATTGGGAAGATGATAGCGATGAGTGA
- a CDS encoding ribonuclease HII, which yields MSDSIATIRERLNEITSENDPFFQLCLQDKRKGVEKLLQSTRRKWEKETKLLAKLEEMKQYETDLFQQGYKYIAGVDEVGRGPLAGPVVAAAVILPVDFSVVGINDSKQLSEAKRNALFETIKAEAIAIGVGIIEHDVIDQVNIYEATKLAMREALDQLSPEPDFVLIDAMPLKYTEAELSLIKGDTKSISIAAASIIAKVTRDRLMQLYDETYPGYDFASNMGYGTKNHLAGLDTIGICPIHRLSFSPVKEAKLHFDSLK from the coding sequence ATGAGTGATTCAATTGCAACGATTCGGGAGCGACTGAACGAAATCACCTCAGAAAATGATCCCTTTTTTCAATTATGCCTTCAAGATAAACGCAAAGGTGTAGAAAAATTGCTACAATCTACACGACGAAAATGGGAGAAAGAAACGAAATTACTTGCCAAACTGGAAGAAATGAAACAATATGAAACGGATTTGTTCCAACAAGGCTACAAATATATTGCTGGAGTAGATGAAGTAGGGCGCGGTCCGCTCGCTGGCCCAGTTGTTGCTGCAGCAGTTATTTTGCCAGTGGATTTTTCTGTCGTTGGTATTAATGACTCTAAACAATTAAGCGAGGCAAAACGTAATGCTTTATTCGAAACGATAAAAGCAGAGGCCATCGCGATTGGTGTAGGGATAATTGAGCATGATGTAATTGATCAAGTCAACATTTACGAAGCAACAAAACTAGCTATGCGCGAGGCTTTAGATCAATTGTCACCGGAACCAGATTTTGTTTTAATCGATGCCATGCCACTGAAATATACAGAAGCAGAACTTTCACTCATAAAAGGTGATACCAAAAGCATTTCCATTGCTGCTGCATCCATTATTGCAAAAGTTACAAGAGATAGATTAATGCAGCTATATGATGAAACGTATCCAGGCTATGATTTTGCGAGTAATATGGGTTATGGCACAAAGAACCATTTGGCAGGGTTAGATACAATTGGTATTTGTCCGATTCATCGCTTGAGTTTTTCACCAGTAAAAGAAGCAAAGTTACATTTTGATAGTTTAAAATAG
- a CDS encoding acyl-CoA thioesterase produces the protein MEIAETTIEVRYAETDQMGVVYHNNYLVWMEIGRTRLIEKLGFRYFDMEEAGYLSPVLDVHIHYGKPLRYGQKAVVKTWIKGYDGLRVTYGYEICYEDTNEVAITGETEHVCVTKEDFRPVSLRRTFPNWHKAYLKALE, from the coding sequence ATGGAAATTGCTGAAACAACCATTGAAGTGCGCTATGCTGAAACAGACCAAATGGGCGTTGTTTATCATAACAATTACCTTGTATGGATGGAAATTGGCCGAACAAGATTAATTGAAAAATTAGGTTTTCGTTATTTTGATATGGAAGAAGCAGGTTATCTTTCTCCGGTATTAGATGTGCATATTCATTACGGAAAACCACTGCGATATGGACAAAAGGCAGTTGTAAAAACATGGATAAAAGGGTATGATGGACTTCGTGTTACTTATGGTTATGAAATTTGCTATGAAGATACGAATGAAGTTGCAATTACAGGTGAAACGGAGCACGTATGTGTGACGAAAGAAGACTTTCGCCCTGTATCGTTAAGAAGAACATTTCCGAATTGGCATAAAGCCTATCTAAAAGCTTTAGAATAA
- the trmFO gene encoding FADH(2)-oxidizing methylenetetrahydrofolate--tRNA-(uracil(54)-C(5))-methyltransferase TrmFO yields the protein MEKSVNVIGAGLAGSEATWQLVKRGVKVDLYEMRPVKQTPAHHTDKFAELVCTNSLRANGLTNAVGVIKEEMRILDSIIIEAADKASVPAGGALAVDRHEFSGYITDKVKNHPLVTVHTEEVTTIPEGPTVIATGPLTSPALAEEIKQLTGEEYLYFYDAAAPIIEKDSIDMDKVYLKSRYDKGEAAYLNCPMSEEEFNTFYEALVTAETAALKEFEKEVFFEGCMPIEVMAKRGIKTMLFGPLKPVGLEDPKTGKRPYAVLQLRQDDAAGTLYNMVGFQTHLKWGEQKRVFGMIPGLENAEIVRYGVMHRNTFINSPTVLEPTYQLKTRNDLFFAGQMTGVEGYVESAASGLAAGINAANFVEEKELVVFPAETAIGSLAHYITSASKKSFQPMNVNFGLFPELETKIRAKQERNEKLAERALNAIKKVAEQL from the coding sequence ATGGAAAAGAGTGTTAATGTAATTGGAGCAGGTTTAGCTGGAAGTGAAGCAACATGGCAATTAGTAAAGCGTGGCGTGAAAGTTGATTTATATGAAATGAGACCGGTCAAACAAACCCCGGCGCATCATACTGACAAATTTGCAGAACTAGTATGTACAAATTCCTTGCGTGCTAACGGCTTAACGAATGCTGTAGGCGTTATTAAAGAAGAAATGCGGATACTTGATTCTATTATTATTGAAGCAGCTGATAAAGCATCTGTACCAGCTGGAGGGGCGCTTGCTGTTGACCGTCATGAATTTTCTGGCTATATAACAGACAAAGTGAAAAACCACCCACTTGTTACCGTGCATACAGAGGAAGTTACGACTATCCCTGAAGGCCCAACAGTTATTGCTACAGGTCCACTTACAAGTCCTGCGCTTGCAGAAGAAATCAAACAATTGACTGGTGAAGAGTATCTTTACTTTTATGATGCAGCGGCACCAATCATTGAAAAAGATAGCATTGATATGGACAAAGTATATTTGAAATCTCGTTATGATAAAGGGGAAGCAGCTTACTTAAATTGCCCGATGTCAGAAGAAGAATTCAACACATTCTATGAAGCCTTGGTTACAGCAGAAACAGCGGCTCTAAAAGAATTTGAAAAAGAAGTATTTTTCGAAGGTTGTATGCCGATTGAAGTTATGGCGAAACGCGGAATTAAAACGATGCTATTTGGACCATTGAAACCAGTTGGATTAGAAGATCCAAAAACAGGAAAAAGACCATATGCAGTATTGCAACTTCGTCAAGACGATGCTGCTGGAACACTTTATAACATGGTAGGATTTCAAACGCATCTTAAATGGGGCGAGCAAAAACGTGTTTTCGGTATGATTCCAGGTTTAGAAAATGCTGAAATCGTTCGTTATGGCGTAATGCACCGCAATACATTCATCAACTCACCAACTGTACTTGAACCAACCTACCAATTAAAAACACGTAATGATTTGTTTTTCGCAGGTCAAATGACTGGTGTAGAAGGCTATGTCGAGTCGGCTGCTAGCGGTTTGGCAGCGGGGATTAATGCGGCTAATTTTGTGGAAGAGAAAGAATTAGTGGTTTTCCCAGCAGAAACAGCGATTGGTAGTTTAGCGCATTATATTACAAGTGCAAGTAAAAAATCGTTCCAACCAATGAATGTTAACTTTGGCCTTTTCCCAGAGCTAGAAACTAAAATTCGTGCTAAACAAGAACGTAACGAAAAATTAGCTGAAAGAGCGCTAAATGCAATAAAAAAGGTTGCAGAACAACTTTAA
- the hslV gene encoding ATP-dependent protease subunit HslV encodes MELHATTIFAVQHDGKAAMAGDGQVTLGESVVMKHTAKKVRRLFHDKVIAGFAGSVADAFTLFEKFEAKLNEYNGNLERASVELAQQWRSDSVLRKLEAMLIVMDKDTLLLVSGTGEVIEPDDGILAIGSGGNYALAAGRALKRHNGGQMEAKDIARHALEIASEICVFTNDHITVEEL; translated from the coding sequence ATGGAATTACATGCTACAACGATATTTGCAGTTCAACATGACGGAAAAGCGGCCATGGCTGGTGACGGTCAGGTAACGCTTGGGGAATCGGTTGTAATGAAACACACTGCCAAAAAGGTTCGCCGTCTTTTCCATGATAAAGTAATTGCGGGATTTGCAGGTTCGGTTGCAGACGCATTTACATTGTTTGAAAAATTCGAAGCAAAATTAAATGAATATAATGGTAACTTAGAAAGAGCATCTGTGGAACTCGCGCAACAATGGCGTAGTGATAGTGTTTTACGCAAGCTAGAAGCTATGTTAATCGTGATGGATAAAGATACCTTACTTTTAGTTTCAGGCACTGGAGAAGTAATTGAACCAGATGATGGTATTTTAGCAATCGGTTCTGGTGGAAACTATGCGCTGGCAGCTGGACGCGCACTTAAAAGACACAACGGTGGTCAAATGGAAGCAAAAGATATTGCCCGCCACGCACTAGAGATTGCTTCGGAAATTTGTGTGTTTACGAATGATCATATTACTGTAGAAGAGCTTTGA
- the hslU gene encoding ATP-dependent protease ATPase subunit HslU, with protein MTNLTLMNQLTPKQIVEKLDQYIIGQTGAKKSVAVALRNRYRRQLMDESIRDEIIPKNILMIGPTGVGKTEIARRIAKIVRAPFSKVEATKFTEVGYVGRDVESMVRDLVEVSVRLVKEEKMQLVRVKAEKNAEKRLIKLLAPSQKKKQTTSQNPLEALFGGMNQPDEPAEEEVDQELKNKRSQIEWRLQNGELDDEIVTVEVKEQQNPMFDMMRGTGMDQMNGMQDALSGMFPAKKKKRKVTVREAKKILFEDEASKLIDADELAAEGIHRAEQMGIIFIDEIDKIASKEGGGNAQVSREGVQRDILPIVEGSQISTKYGTVNTEYILFIAAGAFHMSKPSDLIPELQGRFPIRIELDKLTQEDFYKILTEPDNALIKQYKALLKTEGIDLIFTKEAVERIAEIAFQVNQDSDNIGARRLHTILEKLLEDLLFEAPEINMESIKVTENYVNEKLAPIMKNKDLTQFIL; from the coding sequence TTGACAAATTTAACGTTAATGAACCAGTTGACACCAAAGCAAATTGTCGAAAAACTGGATCAATATATTATTGGACAAACCGGCGCAAAAAAATCTGTTGCAGTAGCACTAAGAAATCGCTATCGTAGACAATTGATGGATGAGTCTATCCGTGACGAAATTATTCCGAAAAATATCTTGATGATTGGCCCAACTGGTGTCGGTAAAACGGAAATAGCACGCCGCATTGCAAAAATAGTTCGTGCTCCGTTTTCTAAAGTAGAGGCTACTAAATTTACGGAAGTTGGCTATGTAGGTCGTGACGTGGAATCGATGGTTCGTGATTTAGTCGAAGTATCCGTTCGCTTAGTAAAAGAAGAAAAAATGCAATTAGTTCGCGTGAAAGCAGAAAAAAATGCGGAAAAACGATTAATTAAACTTCTAGCACCAAGCCAAAAGAAAAAGCAAACAACATCGCAAAATCCATTAGAAGCCCTTTTTGGCGGTATGAATCAACCGGATGAACCTGCTGAGGAAGAAGTAGATCAAGAATTAAAAAATAAACGAAGCCAAATCGAATGGCGTCTTCAAAATGGTGAGCTTGATGATGAAATAGTAACTGTAGAAGTGAAAGAGCAGCAAAATCCAATGTTCGATATGATGCGTGGCACGGGGATGGACCAAATGAATGGCATGCAAGATGCGCTTTCTGGCATGTTCCCAGCGAAAAAGAAAAAACGCAAAGTAACCGTTCGTGAAGCGAAGAAAATTCTCTTTGAAGATGAAGCATCTAAATTGATTGATGCCGATGAACTTGCCGCTGAAGGTATTCACCGTGCGGAACAAATGGGGATAATTTTCATTGACGAAATTGATAAAATCGCTAGCAAAGAAGGCGGCGGAAATGCGCAAGTTTCACGTGAAGGTGTCCAAAGAGATATTCTTCCAATCGTGGAGGGGTCGCAAATTTCCACTAAATATGGTACAGTCAACACGGAGTACATTTTATTCATCGCGGCTGGAGCATTTCATATGTCTAAACCAAGTGACTTGATTCCAGAACTTCAAGGTCGTTTTCCAATTAGAATTGAGCTGGACAAATTAACACAAGAAGATTTCTACAAAATCTTAACAGAACCAGACAATGCCCTAATTAAACAATACAAAGCTTTACTGAAAACAGAAGGAATTGACTTGATTTTCACCAAAGAAGCTGTAGAAAGAATTGCTGAGATTGCATTCCAAGTTAATCAAGATTCAGATAATATCGGAGCAAGAAGACTTCATACCATTTTAGAAAAATTACTAGAAGATTTACTATTCGAGGCACCAGAAATCAATATGGAATCTATAAAAGTAACTGAAAACTATGTTAATGAAAAACTTGCACCAATTATGAAGAATAAAGATTTAACACAATTTATTTTATAA